The Methanobacterium sp. region GAAGGAGAGACGGGCCCTCTGGTTCAACAGTTGTTCGAGACAGGGCATGGGAAATTATAAATGCTGCAATTTCCATGCAGTACCCTTACAGCATCACTTTAACCCCTGAAACTGTAAAAATACCAAACGGTGGGCAGGTTAACTTAACAGCTACTGTCCAGGACCAGAATGGTAATCCTTTACAGGGAATTACAGTTCAATTCCGAAAAGATAAAGGAACACTAAGTCAGAATTCAGGAATAACCGATGCAAACGGTCAGGTTTCAGTTAGGTTATCTAACATTCCAAATGGCAGTACTGCAGTGGTCACCGCCTATGTAACTGGAAATTACGGTAACCTTTTATACGACGACCAGTATTCCACCCCAAGAAAACAGAACCTTGCAGCAAGGAACCTCCTACCATTAATACTTTCAAGCATCTCCATAATCAATACTGATGCAACAGCTAACGTGGAATTAACACAAACAGCAAACTCGCCGGTAAATGTTGGAGATATTATAAATTATATCGTCACTGCCACAAACCATGGGCCGAGCACAGCTACAGGTATAATGATAGAAGACATCATCCCTGCAGGTTTAAGTAATGTAACTGTAACACCTTCATTGGGAACGTATTATAACGGTGTTTGGGTTATTCCAAGTCTTGCAAACAGTGCAGCAGCCACTTTAACTATAAGCGGAGCTGCTACATCTGCAATAGCCGGAACAGACATAACTAACACTGCAACAAGGATAGCACAGGACCAGTACAACAGTTTAAGCAACACCACTTCAGCCACAGCACATGTTAAAAAAGCTGATGTTGCAATAACTCAAACCGTTAATGGAGCAAGCAGTGCTACTGTTAATGTTGGTGACACTGTAACTTATCTTGTAACTGCAAATAATAATGGGCCAGACGCAGCTAATGGATTAAAAATTACAGATTTAATGCCTGAGGGTTTATCAAATGTTGTTTATTCAGCCAGCGCTGGATTATATGACTTAAGTAGTGGATTGTGGAATATTGGAACTTTAATAAATGGAGCCAGCGCAACTTTAAACATTACTGGAACTGTTACTTCAGCATGGGCCGGATTAAATATCACTAATTATACAAACAGGACTGCACAAACTGAATATAACTCACTACCTGCCGTTGCTGCAGCCGATGTCTACACTAAAAAAGCAGATTTAGTAATTACAAACACTGTAAATAGCAGCAACTTAAATGTAGGTCAAACTGGAACTTTCACAGTTACAGTAACCAATAATGGGCCCAATGCTGCTACAAACATTAAAATTAATGACCTGCTTCCATGTGGATTCACAGCAGGAACACCAACAGCTGGAAGCTACAACGGAAGTGTTTGGGCAATTGATAGCCTTGCAAGTGGAAGTTCAGCTACAATAACCTTCACAGCTACATTAACACCTGCAATGGCTGGAATGAACATAACAAATAACGGAAATGCAACATGGGATGAATATCCCCAAGCTGTGAATATTTCTGATGCCACAATTCATGTAAAAGAAGCAAATGTAGTAATTACCAATACTGCAAATTCAAGCAGTTTAAATGTTGGTGATACAGCAGTATTTACAGTAACTGTGACCAACAATGGTGAAGATCCAGCAACAAATATCAGAATCAACGCACCGCTACCAGCAGGTTTCACTGTAGACACTCACGGAGTTGGTAGTTACAATGGAGGCATCTGGACTATTGATAGTCTTGCAAAAGGTTCCACAGCAACTTTAACCTTTACTGGAGTGCTGCAGAATTCAACTGCAGGAACAAATATAATAAATCATGTGACTGAGACACATGATGAGTATCCGTTTACAGTGAATGTTTCTGATGCTTCAATTTATGTGAAAAAAGCGGATGTTGCTTTAAGCCAGGTTGGAAATTATTCAGGAAATAAGGTAACTTTTGTGGTTACTGCTACAAATAATGGACCTGATACAGCTACAAACATAAATATAAGAAATTTGATCCCAACAGGACTAACTGGTTGGATTGTAACTCCTTCAGTTGGAACATATGATTCTGTTACTGGAATCTGGAACATAGGAAGTCTTTTAAATGGAACATTTGCGACTTTGAATATTACAGGAAATGCAACACCTCAAAGTACTATTAATAACACTGCAACTAAACTAAATCAGACTGAATATGACCCAAATAATCCAGATAGTACTATTATGGGTGTTTATGTTCCTGCGGTAGATATTAGGGTTAGGAATACACCATGGCAATATTATTACACTACAAATACCTATGAAGACACATATTATATTTCTAACACTCCAGTAATGGTTGTTAGTATTAGAAATAACGGTCCGGACGATGCCACAAATGTTATAATCGAATTTAGTTTGGGTAGTTCATTTGTATTTGTAGATTTTAATACCCGAGGTTTGGGAACAGCCCAATATAACAGTAACAACAACACAGTAACATGGTTTGCAGGTTTTTTACCTAACGGAACCTCAGCATCAATGATAGTAAGCTTCAATGTGATTTCATCAGGTAATAAAACAATAAATCAAACAACAACTGCTAGATTAGCATATGTAGATCAAATTGACACTAATAGTGGAAATAATGTTTCAAATTATGCATTCAATATTCCGAAAGGCGTCGACATTCAGCTTAACCAAAATTACGAAACATTTACCCAAAATAGTAAAAACTATGTAATTTACACTATAACACTTCAAAATAACGGACCAGACAATGCTACAGGACTCAATATAACTGATAAGTTACCTACAGGATTAAAATACGAAAATTGTACACTTTCAGTTGATGGAGGAAACACTTGGACAACAACAAGCACATATAACTCCACTTCAGGAGTTTGGAGTATAGGAAACTTTAATTATGGAGAACCAGCAAAAATACTAAAAATTACAGCAGAAATAACAGCAACATCAGGAACAATCAGGAATTACGCCTCAATAACCAGTATATCTGAATTTGACTACAAAAACTACAACAACGCACAAACTACATACATAATTACTTAAATTCTTTTTTTAAGACTTTATTTATTAGGGACTGTAAAGTTAACGGGTGTTGGAATGTTTATAATATTTCATATTTGTTAATTATTGTTCTTTCAGTAAACAAAGATATATTAAATCAAAAATATTTCAATAAATCTGCTCAACTCCCAATAAATTTACAACCCTATTTTTTAGAGGTTGTAAAGTTAATGGGTGCTGCGACAAATTTGGAAATTCTATGAATCATAGATTTTTCTTGTCTCATAAATCTTAAATTTTGATTTAAAGCCGTTAAAGATAAATATAAGGTGAGAGTAGATATATTGATATGACAAACAATATAATACCTACTCTCAGTTCATGTATTGATTCCATACAACTTAATCTTTTCGATTTTGGTGTGGGAAAACCAAAATTTGAACAAGTCTTAACCAACAGATTTCAAAGTATAGATGCGCCTCGGAATGTGAATCAGGCCTTGAATTTGCTTGCTGATAATCATTTTGAGTATGTTAAGTCAGCATGCCCAAATTGTGAGTCAAGAAATGTGACTAAGCAGGGATGGCAGGAAATAAACCCGATTTTAGGTGAATTCGGCCCTCAAAGGATTTATATGCAAAAATACAAGTGCAAAAGTTGTAGTAAAAAGTTCGTAACGCAATTGGATTCGGTTATAAAACCCCATCACAGGTATGCAAACGTTTTTGCAGATAAATTAAATGCATTCATTAAAACGGGATATCGTTCACTGTGTAAAGCTGCAGCGGACTTTCAAAAATCTTCGATTTTTGATTGCCCGAAAATTCAAGATTTTCGACGGCTTTCAGACGTTCTTCAGTATCCAACCATCCCATACCTCCATCAGAAACTGGCAGACTTGCGAGCTGGAAAATCGGATTGAGAACATAGATGTTGATTATTCCGGATATTACACCTATGATAAGCAGTGGATTAAACTTAACGGGCTATGGCATTACCGTTTAACTTTATACGATTACATATTAAATATTCCAGTAGCCGAAGAAATAGCACTCGATAAAGAATACGACACCATAAAAGAGTTCATAGTAACATCTACTGAGTATAAACGATTTTATTCATTAACCACTGATGGATTACAGGAATATAAAAGTATAACAGATAAATTGAGAGTTATTCATCAACAATGCATCTCTCACAACTATCGTTGTGAGTTTGCAAATCAATGATTTGCAATTTTCACCTGTTAAAAAATATGAAATACGAAATATATCCCATATTAAGGTCTAAAACTGTGTCTGATGAGGATAAAATGAGATTAAGATTTTATTTCAGGGAAATAAAGCACGTATTCGACACCAATGTGGA contains the following coding sequences:
- a CDS encoding Ig-like domain-containing protein; translation: MQRSMLMILISFIFAIVLCGASAAAVNDTANETQDSIGCTADPIINGTVTINEYGHIRPLQGATVTVNTTASSSRILGTATTDENGYYSIGFYSTDTTFRVTSSYIGCDNITRTVNVSPGSDYPTDPNYYGTANIEMTPKTATLTGTGNGRNVYIQGQNKTGFAGVINVRVDGNTYQAYCIDLFTPINIGDVLLVNGPLPGTAGDLPGGVDWGKVTYIINNYNPSSSNNEAAAIQCAIWYFTSLHYGPYGGPNPIPGYYQFMTAPNDGRRDGPSGSTVVRDRAWEIINAAISMQYPYSITLTPETVKIPNGGQVNLTATVQDQNGNPLQGITVQFRKDKGTLSQNSGITDANGQVSVRLSNIPNGSTAVVTAYVTGNYGNLLYDDQYSTPRKQNLAARNLLPLILSSISIINTDATANVELTQTANSPVNVGDIINYIVTATNHGPSTATGIMIEDIIPAGLSNVTVTPSLGTYYNGVWVIPSLANSAAATLTISGAATSAIAGTDITNTATRIAQDQYNSLSNTTSATAHVKKADVAITQTVNGASSATVNVGDTVTYLVTANNNGPDAANGLKITDLMPEGLSNVVYSASAGLYDLSSGLWNIGTLINGASATLNITGTVTSAWAGLNITNYTNRTAQTEYNSLPAVAAADVYTKKADLVITNTVNSSNLNVGQTGTFTVTVTNNGPNAATNIKINDLLPCGFTAGTPTAGSYNGSVWAIDSLASGSSATITFTATLTPAMAGMNITNNGNATWDEYPQAVNISDATIHVKEANVVITNTANSSSLNVGDTAVFTVTVTNNGEDPATNIRINAPLPAGFTVDTHGVGSYNGGIWTIDSLAKGSTATLTFTGVLQNSTAGTNIINHVTETHDEYPFTVNVSDASIYVKKADVALSQVGNYSGNKVTFVVTATNNGPDTATNINIRNLIPTGLTGWIVTPSVGTYDSVTGIWNIGSLLNGTFATLNITGNATPQSTINNTATKLNQTEYDPNNPDSTIMGVYVPAVDIRVRNTPWQYYYTTNTYEDTYYISNTPVMVVSIRNNGPDDATNVIIEFSLGSSFVFVDFNTRGLGTAQYNSNNNTVTWFAGFLPNGTSASMIVSFNVISSGNKTINQTTTARLAYVDQIDTNSGNNVSNYAFNIPKGVDIQLNQNYETFTQNSKNYVIYTITLQNNGPDNATGLNITDKLPTGLKYENCTLSVDGGNTWTTTSTYNSTSGVWSIGNFNYGEPAKILKITAEITATSGTIRNYASITSISEFDYKNYNNAQTTYIIT